Within the Candidatus Binatia bacterium genome, the region CGCTCGTGTCCTGGTCCAAGACACTCATCGGAATCCTCCCTCTCGGCGGCTGCGGCCCGCACCGCAGACCGGACACCGCTCCAGAAGAACACTTCGGCAGGACGGTCGTTGCCTGCCGGCCGCGCGGGCCTCGTGTAACAAAGCCTGCCCGGCGGTTCCTGACACTGTCGTAATGAACCTTTGGCAGGGCTTCGGCAATCGCCGCGCAGCAGTTTCTTGGTGCTGCAATGCGGTCTTGCGGCGGCGGCGACCCGAACGTCAGTCGGCGCGAGCGGTTGGCCGCCGCAAGTGATCGACTCCAAAAATGCGCGTGGACTGCTAACGCGGGAGTTGGGCAAGCGCCTGGCGGGCGGCCGCGTAATCCGGACGGATTGCCAGCGCGGCCTGGTACTCGCGTCGTGCCTCGGCGCTGCGCTCGGGATGGAAGCGCTGCAGCATCTGGCCCATGCGATAGTGCTTCTGCGCCGGGTTCGTTTCGGCGTCGACCGCTGCGGTGAATTCGGCTTCCGCCTCGGCCGCCTGTCCCATGCGTGCATAGACGCGCCCGCGGTTGGCGTGCCCCACCGCGACCAGCCCGAGATCGATCGCACGGGTGTACGCCTTGATCGCGAACTCATTGCGCCCGAGCTTGTCGTAAACGACACCGCAGTTGTTGAAGAGCTGGGCGCTCGTCGACGGCCGGTCGATCAGGCGGTCGCACGCGGCGGCTGCGTCGGCTTCGCGGCCTGCCGCGGTGAGCGCCGAGACGTCGAGACGCCAGCCGTCGCCGTTGCCGGGAGCTGCCTCCACTTCGGCACCGTAAAGCCCGGTGGCACTGTGCCACTGCTGATTGCGGTGGAGTGTCACCGAAGCCCCGGCCAGCAGCGGCACCGCCGCGATCGCGCACGCGACGGCGAGCCCGCCGCGGCCGGCGGCCATCGAAAGCAGGACCGCGATTCCGATCGCGAGCGACACCGACGGCAGGTACGCGACTCTTTCGCCGAGGAGCAGCGAATTCTGCATCTGCAGCAGCGCCTGGTCGCCGACGCTGATCGTCGAGCCGATCGACGTCAGCAGGCGCGTCGACGGCAGCAGCGCGATGTAAAAGAACGCCACGGCCAGCGTCGCCAGCGGGCGGCGACGATATTGGGTGACTGCGATCGCCACCAGGATCGCGTGCACGGCGAGAGTGGCTGCCAGCGATCCGCCGGCGAAATCCTCGTACGACACGCGAAGCGGCCACGGCCAGACGAGCATGCGCGCGTATTCGCGAAGCGTCGCCAGGCTGTAGAGCAGTCGCGACAGAAAGTCCTGGCCCGCGGCAACGCCGAGCGCCGGAGCCGTGGACTGCACCGCACCGGCCAGGGCGAAATGGCGCAGCATCACGTATTCGGCCAGCGGGATGGCCAGCACCGCGGCGACGACGATGCGGCGCGCACGAGTGGCGACATTTTCGCCGGGATGCGCGAGCCAGATCAGCACGGCGGCCAGGGCCGGAAGCGTTGCCGCGCTTTCGCGGCACAGCAGCGCTGCGAAATACAGCAGCGCCGCGCTCGTCCATGCCAGTGCGGGGCGGCGCTCGTGCCAGCGCTGCAACACGACCAGCGCCGCGACGACGCCGATCGTCGCGAGCACTTCGGAGCGGTTGAACACCGAGTCGACCGCTTCGGTATGGATGGGGTGGACGGCGAAGATCGCAGCGGCGAGTGCCGCAATCCACACCTGGCCGGATCCGAGCAGCGAGACGAGCAGCGCGAAGACGAGCACGCTCGCCAGCGTATGCAGCGCAACGGTGGTCCTGTGGTAACCGGCGAGGTCGTTACCGTAGACGGCGCCGTCGGCCGCGATGCTGAGCAGCGCGAGCGGCCTGTAGGTTCCTACCGGCGATCCGGTCGAGCCCCAGGTGTCCTCGGTGAACATCTGCTGGATCGACGGCCACGCCAGCGTGTGGCGCGACGGCAAGAAGAACGCATCGTCGTGAATGGCCACGGGAGGCGCGGCATTCGAGAACGCAAGGACGGCGCAGGCGGCGACGGCCAGCGCGGCAGCGGCAATCGTGGCGCGGGAGCCTGCCCTGGAGCGGGTCCGGTGGGCAGTCGCACCCGTCGCCGCCGGCTGTGCGTGTGCAAACGCAGCGCCACGCGCATCGGCGGTCGCCGCGCCCCGCACGCAGCCGGTGGAGTCGGGTGGAACGTCGGCCGCGCGCGCGTCCGCCGCGACAGCATCGGCGGCAGTGGCAGTCGGTGCGGGTCCGGCGCTGCGACGCGGCGGAGCTTTCTTCCTTCTCGGGCTCATCGAGACGCGACGCCGCGGGCGGCGAGACGGCTCGTATTCCCTTGCGGCAGCGGATGCCAATTGTGCCCGTGGCAACGTTATGACAGCCGCGGCCTCGCGTCTTTTCCGCCACGATGGTTAACAGGCGGCGATGGGCGCTCCGCCGAGACATTCCGAATTCGCTTGCCAGCAGTGCGGCCACCGCCAGGCCAAGTGGGACGGAAAGTGTCCCGCCTGCGGCACGTGGAACTCCCTGCACGAGGAGGCGCGCGTGGCACCGGTCGCTGCCAAAGGCCGCCAGGCGGCGGTCGTCGTCGGTGCGCTGGCGAGCGCGAAGCTCGGTCCGCTGGCCGAGGTCGAGGGCGACGAAGGCGGTGAGCGTTTCGCGACGGGCATCGGAGAGCTCGACCGAGTGCTTGGTGGCGGGCTGGTCAGCGGCTCAGCCGTGCTCGTCGGCGGCGAGCCCGGAGTTGGAAAATCCACGCTCGCCATCCAGTTCGCCGCCGGACTTGCGGCCTCAGGACGCCCGGTTCTCTACATCAGCGGCGAGGAAGCACCGCTTCAGGTCCGGCGCCGCGCCGAGAGGCTCGGTCTTCCTCTTGGCGGCATCCTCGTTCTTGCCGACATCGACGTCGACGCGGTGCTGCGCGCAATGAAGCAGGCCAGGCCTGCTGCCGTCATCGTCGATTCGGTGCAGACGATTCGCACGTCACGCGTAGAGTCGGCGCCGGGATCGGGGTCCCAGCTTCGCGAGGCGACGGCCGAGCTGATCACCGGGGCCAGGGCTCTCGGCAGCGCGCTGTGGCTGATCGGACACGTCACCAAGGAAGGCGCCGTCGCAGGCCCGCGCATTCTCGAGCACATGGTCGATGCGGTGCTGTATTTCGAAGGAGACCAGCACGGCGCGTTTCGCATCCTGAGAGCGGTCAAGAACCGCTTCGGTCCGACCGGCGAGCTCGGCGTCTTCGAGATGCACGGCAGCGGGCTCGTCGAAGTCGCCAATCCGTCGCAGCTCCTGGCGGGAAACTCGCTGCGGGACGTGCCGGGATCGGTGATCTCCGCGTGCATCGAAGGCAGCCGCCCGCTTCTCGTCGAGATCCAGGCCCTCGTTTCGCCGAGCCATCCGGGATCGGCGAGAAGGACGACCGTGGGCGTGGATCACTCGCGCGTAGCGATGCTCGCGGCCGTTCTCGAAAAGCACCTCGGCCTGTCGATGGCGAGCCAGGACGTCTTCGTCAACACGGCCGGCGGAGTGCGCATCGACGACCCGGGCGTCGACCTTGCCGTCATCGCGGCGCTCGCTTCGAGCTATCTCGACAAGGCGGTGCCGCGGCGAACCCTCGTGCTCGGCGAGGTCGGCCTGACCGGGGAAGTGCGCGCCGTGCCGCAGCTTCGCGCCCGCCTTCGCGAGGCGGCGCGGCTCGGATTCGAAAGGGCGGTGGTCGGCTCCGAATCTGCCGACAAGCTCGGCGGCCTCGAGATCGGCGTCGAGGTTGTCGCTACCGTCGGCGAGGCGTGGGAAGCGCTTCGCTGAAGAAGTCCTCACTGCCGCGCGCATGCCACGTCGGAACGATGCGTCGTGACGCGATCGGCTCCGGCAAGGATTCGCTCAAGTCTTGGGCACCGCTGCCCGCGGTGCGGGCAACGCCGCAGGATGCGACGGTGGCGGAGGCCATTGCGGCCGCAGCGGAACTGTCGGAATCCGCATCGTTGCAGCGCATTTTTCGATGCGTGCACGTGGCATCGTTCCTGCTACGTCGTGGCTACAGTCGCCGTAGCGTTTCCAGACGTGCGTGCGGCTTTCAGCCAGGGCTCCTCACCCGGAGCCGAAGCTGACGGACCCGCACGGACGGGGGAAGACTCCCGCCGGAGACGGTGATGGGTTGCGGTAGCGTGACAGCTAGGAAGGCAGCGGTTGCGTTCGCGTCAGTCTCCATCGTTTGAGGCCGTTCACCGGCGGAAGGCGGCGCGTTGACGGAATGGTCCCCCGTCAGCGCGCCGTCGCCTTTTCCGATCAGCAACAACCTACGCTGTCCCGACCGGGACATGCGCAAGAAACGATACGTTCGGTTTTTCGGTCGCGACCTCTTCAGGATGAACGACAAAAACGGGCAGGCAGTGCCGTACACTGCCTGCCCGCTTTGCGGCAGCAGGTGGAGCTCCGTTCGCCCGCACCGGCACCGCACGTTTGACCGGCATCGTCTTTGACGTTGCCTCGAGCACCGCCGTGAGCGCCGTGGGGCGTGGCCGCCGAATGCAGCAGGTACGCCGGGTGAGCCGGGATGCCGTGCTCGAACAGGTCGAGACCGCGCAGCTCTCCTTCTTCCTCGGCCCGCAGCACGCCAGGGCGTCGACCGCGTTCAATCTCCTTCGCCTTCGCGGGTTTCACCGTAGCGAGAGACAGGCAGATCGCGTCTCTGCGATATCCGCCGCTTGGACACGGGAGTCCGGTCCGTCGTTCTTCGAGCGCGCGGCACCGAGCAACGCACGTGCCAAAGGAGGATGAGATTCGGCCGTTCATCAATAATCTCATCGTTGCGCGGTCCGCCCAGAGACGGGAATGCACGCCGACGCGGCAGATCGCAGCGATCGTGCCCATCCAACGAGCACGAAACGTCGGAGCTGCTGGAAGGATGGAGGGGGCTGCCTGGCGGGCAGCCTCGTCCGAGTCCAAACATTTCCGAGGCAGAAGCTCGATCTAGGGTCGATGCGGGCTCCCTTCATGGGGCGGTGAGGACCATGGCAGCATCCTTGCATAGGCATCGCTCGCCGGGACCACCATGGACCTGTCCCGGTCGTGGGACCACCGCCGCCATTGAGACGGCGGCTCCGCTCAAAGTTACGAACAAACTCGCTCGGACACGCGCCGCCTCTCCAGGTGCAAAATCCGCTGCGCACGAGGATCTCGGATGGTCATTGCAGCTCGAAAGAAATGGCTCCCCATGTTCATCGCCGCGGTGGCTCTCGCCTCGGCCTCGGCAGCAAGAGCCGACGATGCGCCGGCGGCGGCGGCGCCGGCGGCGGCGGCGGCGGCGCCCGAGTCCCAGCTTCCGGCCTACTTCTCCGCGACAAACGGCGACAAACCGTCATGGCCGGATCCGACCGGGGGCGCGTCAGGCGTCTGGGCGGCACCGGCCGGTGACGCCAAGGGAGATATCCCGTCCAAGCTCGGGATCACCGACGTCTACGACCGCGTCGCGCACAACCTCTACGCGATCAACTACGTCTGGGCACTGGTGACGGGATTCCTCGTCATGTTCATGCAGGCGGGGTTCATGCTGGTCGAGACGGGGTTGTGCCGCGCGAAGAACACCTCGCACACGTCGGCGATGAACTTCATGATCTATCCTCTCGGCTGCTTCGCGTTCTGGGCTTACGGCTTCGCGATCGGCTGGGGCAACTGGTGGAACGGTCCGGTTCCGCCAGGATGGTATGCGTCACTCGGTCCCGGCCTGTCGGTGCTGAACAGCGGAGTCGGCATCGGCGCGGCAGTCGACGCTGCGGGACAGGCCACGGGCGCGTTCACCTACGGGCTGCTCGGAACGAAGGGCTTTTTCCTCACCAACAGCGTCGGCGACGCCGGCGTCATGGTGCTGTTCTTCTTCATGATGGTGTTCATGGACACCACGGCGACGATCCCCACCGGCGCGATGGCCGAGCGCTGGTCGTGGAAGAACTTCTGTCTCTACGGCGTCTGGGTCGCGCTGCCGTACTGCATTTATGCGAACTGGGTCTGGGGCGGCGGATGGCTCGCGCAGGGCGGGCTCAACTGGAGCCTCGGGCACGGAGCGGTGGATTTTGCCGGCTCCGGCGTCGTGCATGCGATGGGAGGCGTCATCGGGCTGGCCGGCTGCATCGCCATCGGTCCGCGCATCGGCAAGTTCGACGCCCAGGGCAAGCCTCGTGCGATGCCCGGCCACAACGTCAACATCGTGGTGCTCGGTACCTTCATCCTGGCGTTCGGCTGGTTCGGCTTCAATCCGGGATCGACGCTGGCGGGAACCGACCTGAGAATCGGGTACGTCGTCGTCAACACGATGCTTGCGAGCGTCGCCTCGTCAATCGCCGCGATGCTCACGCTGTGGGGAATGGGCCTGAAGCCGGACACGACGATGCTCTGCAACGGCATGCTCGCCGGCCTCGTCGCGATCACCGCTCCGTGCGCGTTCGTCAATCCCATCGGCGCATTCACGATCGGCGCGATTGCCGGCTGGCTGGTGATCGTGTCGGTGTTCTTCTTCGAGAAGCGCGGCGTCGACGATCCCTGCGGCGCGATCTCCGTGCACGGCGTCAACGGGCTGTGGGGAGTGATCTCGGTGGGCATCTTCGCGACCGGCGAATACGGCGCCGGCTGGAACGGTGTCGTGCGCGATTCGATGGTTGCCGCCTACGGCGCCGATGGCGTGCGCGGCATCCTCTACGGCGATGCCTCGCAGCTGGTGATGCAGCTGATCGACGCCGTGGTGCTGGCGGCGTTCGGCTACGCGATGGCGTGGGTCTGGTTCAAGGTGAGCGACGCCATTACGCCGCTGCGCGTGACGCGCGAGGTCGAAGTCGAAGGCCTCGACGGGCCGGAGATGGGCTGCCTGGCTTACCCGGACTTCCAGCTTCACCCGGAGAGCCACAACTTCCGGTAAACCCGGAACGACCTTTCGGGCGCCTGTCCTCCTCGCGTGCGCCCGAACGACAGAGGCCCGCCGGTCACCCGGCGGGCCTCTTGTCGTTGAGGTGTTGGGGTCAGGAGCCCGCGTTGGGGTCAGGCACCAGCCCTTGGCCGGGCTGCCGACGTCCGGATGCAGGGCTGGTGCCTGACCCCAGGCTTCAGGCTTTACTCGGTCAGCGTCGAGGACTTGTCGCCGAGCAGCGGGCGAAGCTGGGCAACGTCGTAGGAGATCTTCTCCTTCTCCTTCAGGGAGCGGATGAACTCCTGCAGCGCGTCCTGCTGGCGCGCCTTTTCGAGGGATTCGACCTGCTGCTTCTTGCCCGCGTCGAAGTCCTCGCGCTTGGCCTCGATGACGCTGTCGCGGACGAAGACGTACGCCTTGCTTCCGCTGACGAAGGAGCGTGACAGCGGCTCGCCGTCCCTGGTGGCTGCGAACGCGACTTCCGACAGGCCGGGAACCGCGCCGATGTCCTGGACAAAGTTCGCGCTGCCGTCGACGTCGGCCGCGCTTTTCAGCTCCAGGGCGTTCTGCTGCGCGAGCTGCACCAGCGCCGTGCCCGCCTTGGCTTTCTGCAGGATGTCGTCGGCTTTCTCGCGCGCGAGATCGAGGGCTTTTTGCGACTTGAACTCCGACTCGACCTGGTCGCGGATGTCGGCCAGCGCCGGCACGTAGCTCTCTTTCCTCTCGACGAGCGACAGCAGGTAGTAGTCCTGCCCGACCTTGACCGGATCGGAGATGTCGCCGGGATTGAGCAGCGAGAACGCAGCTTCGACGAACGCGGGCGCGGGTCCGATCCCTGCGACCACGTCGCCCTGCGTGAACGGCGGCGTTTCCTCGATCTTCGCACCACGCGTGCCCGCGATGTCGTCGAACTTGGCGCCGCCGGAGATCTTGGCCGCATCTTCGGCCGAATCGTCGAAAGCGCGGTCGAGCGCTTTCTGCGTGGCCAGGCTCTTGCGGATCTTGTCCTTGACCTGGTCGAACGGCTGCACGCCGGCCGGCTGCTTCGCGTAGACCTGGATGATGTGGAAGCCGAAATCGGTCTCGACGACGCCGCTGGTCTGACCCGGCTCGAGCGCGAATGCGGCGTCCTCGAACGCCGGGACCATGTGGCCGCGTCCGAACGTGCCGAGGTCGCCGCCCTTGGCTGCGCTGCCCGGATCGTCCGACTCCGTCTTGGCGATCTCTTCGAAGTTGCCGCCGTCGGCGAGCTTCTTGGCGATCGCGTCGATCGCTTCGCGCGCGGCCTTCTTCTGGTCGTCGCTCGCGTCCTTGTCGACTTTCTTCAGGATGTGGCGCGCGCTGACCTGCTCTTCCTGCTGGAACTCGCTGTTCTTGTTGAGATCGTAGTACTCGTTCATGTCGACGTCGGAGACGTCGATCTTGTCGGCGATGTCGGCGACCTTGTAGGCAACGTAGCGCACCTTGACGGTAGGCGGCCGGCGGTACGACTCCTGCCTGGAATCGTAGAACTTGGTCAATGCCTCTTCGTCGATCTTGACGTCCTTCTCGAAAGGCTCCGAGTCGATCGTGACGTACGACAGGTTGATCTTGCGGTTCTGGCGCTGGAACTCCTGCCAGGCGTCCTCTTCGCTGACGTGGGCACCGCGGCGGATGATGTCGGCCATCTGCGTCTCGAGAAGCTCGCGGCGCACCCCGTCTTCGAACGAGCCAGGCGTCATGCCCTGGGAGCGGACCGTCTCGCGGTAAAGGTCGGGCGAAAAGCCGGTGCGGCCCTGGAACGCGGGAACGTGGACGAGCTGGTCGCGGATCGCATCCTCGGTGACTTTCAGCCCGAGCCGGTCGGCCTCGGCGCGCAGCACCGCTCCGTCGACGAGCTGGTCCAGCGTCATCTTCGGGATGTTGAGCGACTTCATCATCGCGTCGCTCACCTGCCCCTTGAACTGCTCGCGGAAGTAATTCTCGTTGCGCCGCTGCGAGATGTCGAAATCGGTGCGCGTGATCTCGATGTCACCGACCTTCACCAGAGGCGTGAGGCCTTTGCCGAGGCGTCCGCCTCCACCCATGAAGAAGATGAACACGAGCGTGATCAGGCCGAGCGCGGCCCGGATGCCCCACGAGCGGGCGTTGCGACGCATGAAATCGAGCATGGCGGATTAAGAACTCCCGGAAGGAAAAATGCGTCGGGCGGTCCGGCATCCCGGACCGCCCGCGTGTATCGGCTGTCGTCTCAGGCCGCCACGTTGTCGAGGGCCTGGGCCAGCTTGCTCTTGGGCACGGCGCCGATGATCTGGTTGGCGACCTTGCCGTCCTTGAAGACGAGCAGGTTCGGGATGCTGCGCACGCCGAACTGGCTCGCATACGTCTGATGGTCGTCGACGTTGATCTTCATGATCTTGACGCGACCCTGGTACTCGCCGGCCAGCTCCTCGAGCAGCGGCGCGATGGCGCGGCACGGGCCGCACCACGGGGCCCAGAAGTCGACGAGCACGGGCACCGACGACTTGAGCACTTCCTGGTCGAACGTCGAATCGGTCAGTTCCTTGATCTTGCCCATGGCTGCCTGTTCTCCTTGTCGTTCCTTTCGACACTAGCGGCGGCACTCTCGGCGGCTCGACCGGCTACGAATGCGGACGGCAACTCGTCGGCCCCCGGCGTCCGGTTTCCGGGCCGGGACGAATCTGGTGCCGGAGGTCGGACTCGAACCGACACGGAGTTGCCTCCACCGGATTTTGAGTCCGGCGCGTCTGCCAATTTCACCACTCCGGCGGCCTGCGCCGGAATACCTAATCACGGGGCTGTGCCGAGTCTATCGGGCAGAGCGGGGCGGGCGCCCTACTCCTGCTGGGCCTTCTTGTCGGCGGCTTCCTGCTGCTTGGCGACGCGCCTTTCGAGCTCGATCAGGGTCGGCTGCTCGATCGGCTTCGAATCTTCCTTCTGGTCGATCTTGAGCAGGGCATCCTCAACCAGGCGGTCCAGTTCCGTGCCCGGACGGGTGCCCGTCAGCGCCGAAATCTTGTCCTTGGTATGCAGGTCGCCGATCTCGCCGAGGGCGTAGACGGCGCGGCAGGCCAGGTCGTTGTCGTTGATCGTGCGTGCGTAGCTTGCCAGCCGGTCGCTCGTCGTGGGATCGCCGATACGGCCGAGAGCCGTGAGCGCCCTCAGCTTTTCCTC harbors:
- the radA gene encoding DNA repair protein RadA — encoded protein: MGAPPRHSEFACQQCGHRQAKWDGKCPACGTWNSLHEEARVAPVAAKGRQAAVVVGALASAKLGPLAEVEGDEGGERFATGIGELDRVLGGGLVSGSAVLVGGEPGVGKSTLAIQFAAGLAASGRPVLYISGEEAPLQVRRRAERLGLPLGGILVLADIDVDAVLRAMKQARPAAVIVDSVQTIRTSRVESAPGSGSQLREATAELITGARALGSALWLIGHVTKEGAVAGPRILEHMVDAVLYFEGDQHGAFRILRAVKNRFGPTGELGVFEMHGSGLVEVANPSQLLAGNSLRDVPGSVISACIEGSRPLLVEIQALVSPSHPGSARRTTVGVDHSRVAMLAAVLEKHLGLSMASQDVFVNTAGGVRIDDPGVDLAVIAALASSYLDKAVPRRTLVLGEVGLTGEVRAVPQLRARLREAARLGFERAVVGSESADKLGGLEIGVEVVATVGEAWEALR
- a CDS encoding ammonium transporter gives rise to the protein MFIAAVALASASAARADDAPAAAAPAAAAAAPESQLPAYFSATNGDKPSWPDPTGGASGVWAAPAGDAKGDIPSKLGITDVYDRVAHNLYAINYVWALVTGFLVMFMQAGFMLVETGLCRAKNTSHTSAMNFMIYPLGCFAFWAYGFAIGWGNWWNGPVPPGWYASLGPGLSVLNSGVGIGAAVDAAGQATGAFTYGLLGTKGFFLTNSVGDAGVMVLFFFMMVFMDTTATIPTGAMAERWSWKNFCLYGVWVALPYCIYANWVWGGGWLAQGGLNWSLGHGAVDFAGSGVVHAMGGVIGLAGCIAIGPRIGKFDAQGKPRAMPGHNVNIVVLGTFILAFGWFGFNPGSTLAGTDLRIGYVVVNTMLASVASSIAAMLTLWGMGLKPDTTMLCNGMLAGLVAITAPCAFVNPIGAFTIGAIAGWLVIVSVFFFEKRGVDDPCGAISVHGVNGLWGVISVGIFATGEYGAGWNGVVRDSMVAAYGADGVRGILYGDASQLVMQLIDAVVLAAFGYAMAWVWFKVSDAITPLRVTREVEVEGLDGPEMGCLAYPDFQLHPESHNFR
- a CDS encoding SurA N-terminal domain-containing protein, producing MLDFMRRNARSWGIRAALGLITLVFIFFMGGGGRLGKGLTPLVKVGDIEITRTDFDISQRRNENYFREQFKGQVSDAMMKSLNIPKMTLDQLVDGAVLRAEADRLGLKVTEDAIRDQLVHVPAFQGRTGFSPDLYRETVRSQGMTPGSFEDGVRRELLETQMADIIRRGAHVSEEDAWQEFQRQNRKINLSYVTIDSEPFEKDVKIDEEALTKFYDSRQESYRRPPTVKVRYVAYKVADIADKIDVSDVDMNEYYDLNKNSEFQQEEQVSARHILKKVDKDASDDQKKAAREAIDAIAKKLADGGNFEEIAKTESDDPGSAAKGGDLGTFGRGHMVPAFEDAAFALEPGQTSGVVETDFGFHIIQVYAKQPAGVQPFDQVKDKIRKSLATQKALDRAFDDSAEDAAKISGGAKFDDIAGTRGAKIEETPPFTQGDVVAGIGPAPAFVEAAFSLLNPGDISDPVKVGQDYYLLSLVERKESYVPALADIRDQVESEFKSQKALDLAREKADDILQKAKAGTALVQLAQQNALELKSAADVDGSANFVQDIGAVPGLSEVAFAATRDGEPLSRSFVSGSKAYVFVRDSVIEAKREDFDAGKKQQVESLEKARQQDALQEFIRSLKEKEKISYDVAQLRPLLGDKSSTLTE
- the trxA gene encoding thioredoxin, yielding MGKIKELTDSTFDQEVLKSSVPVLVDFWAPWCGPCRAIAPLLEELAGEYQGRVKIMKINVDDHQTYASQFGVRSIPNLLVFKDGKVANQIIGAVPKSKLAQALDNVAA